A region from the Cystobacter ferrugineus genome encodes:
- a CDS encoding methyltransferase domain-containing protein, translated as MHPTFRRLGSSELLPRYIFAESLFARRRVLEVDAVSTTGGESARFLLERGARTVVACDADVAAVEAAHKAHGGPSLRFRANVYDDLEPGSFDLVLVADLAPYVRAPTLLAELTRLVSRQGHLVGGLRNGAGLALWQLMEVEEEAPPTYGQLLDALSPHFPHVEVATQSPVLGYQLAFEKGDGLQVDGTLIHGGEAAYFLVVAGQDPARIVDPTWVQLPPEPLAFTRGKLDEVAQRGKSWEERAGKFKESLARARVELADREAQVIALQPALESARSDVARLTAQLEQARGTPDSARERDELASRLRRTSLELQVAMERLADADKRLTQQRLEVESAERARKEFEAQALGAQEAMRLERARLEELNTSLEEARGRLAQAYADQRELRDELASVRVEREKDRLAAERSREYSEDSRRQLEAAREREVRLAEQHSTALAAVELLKADVARAEHAREAAEKSLRMQDADLSRVNRELEAHSRRVSAAEAARRDAELRLTAREAELRGLGTELTAARAEVQRLNAEGEEHSRAQEQLRAAAARLEQELAEARDQLSSMEQERVRAAVELEESIEEERRLAEERLERAVAQERERTEQATAEAARERAEREDQERRLGELEHQVRMEEAARRDAQRALSSLEAQRQQWADERGALRRRVTEVEESLAELERVRASDIESISRLEEELKATHGSIAAEQQARVRADEERERTLVELGLEREARLRLKESLALAESGLMAEQQRLAETQEALAQAHEQLAQAAREGARTQEELEAERQQRAQVEEALAETRIALEAEQRARDLSDEALARLQAESEAERARSAVLEESLASEREGREQAEQSLARTEEARAAEQQQRTEVDTSLAALEEQLAEERLARSSLESSLASVQEELDTERARRAEADESLTDMSAAWEVERDGRAAIEASLARVQSELEAERTRHAEVAASLVAAEAGLESEREARAQAEESLGILQAEMAAEQRQRAEVEGLLAAERQEADAVLAEVRESLEAALASAREEGEAQRGRVEALEARLEEEQRSFAELSATAQAHEAELHSARESLEDAEARLVEAQAREAAASAEREARKREAVESRVELDGLRDELEAARARLVTLEAVQVQAQQDAVALEGARSELQDREVLVDNLREELDQTRDRLASEREQQELLTVQLESARRIAGKVTSLESSLQEERAQREAIRDELESTRAEREDVRAELESTRAEREDVRAELESVREELESVRDELETARERVAELEKQNDPAEKARLLSERERLASDLTVARAARVRLEGRVSTLEAELATLKAGAARKEPDSVQHIYARAHAELNAVKNDLLRRPKPSASAPTASPSKPDEPG; from the coding sequence ATGCACCCTACATTCCGCCGCCTGGGCAGCAGTGAGCTGTTGCCCCGGTACATCTTCGCGGAGAGCCTCTTCGCCCGCCGCCGTGTGCTGGAAGTGGACGCGGTCTCCACCACGGGTGGGGAGAGCGCGCGCTTCCTGCTGGAGCGCGGGGCCCGGACCGTGGTGGCCTGCGATGCCGATGTCGCCGCCGTGGAGGCCGCCCACAAGGCCCATGGTGGCCCCTCGCTGCGCTTCCGCGCCAACGTCTACGACGACCTCGAGCCCGGCAGCTTCGATCTGGTGCTCGTGGCCGACCTCGCCCCCTACGTGCGCGCGCCCACGCTGCTCGCCGAGCTGACGCGGCTGGTGAGCCGGCAGGGCCATCTGGTGGGGGGCTTGCGCAACGGCGCGGGGCTCGCCCTCTGGCAACTCATGGAGGTGGAGGAGGAGGCGCCGCCCACGTACGGGCAACTGCTCGACGCGCTCTCGCCCCACTTCCCCCACGTGGAGGTGGCCACCCAGTCCCCCGTGCTGGGCTACCAGCTCGCCTTCGAGAAGGGAGATGGGCTCCAGGTCGACGGCACCCTCATCCACGGAGGCGAGGCCGCCTACTTCCTCGTGGTCGCGGGGCAGGATCCCGCGCGCATCGTGGACCCCACCTGGGTGCAACTGCCCCCCGAGCCGCTCGCCTTCACCCGAGGCAAGCTCGATGAAGTGGCCCAGCGCGGCAAGAGCTGGGAGGAGCGCGCCGGCAAGTTCAAGGAGTCCCTCGCCCGGGCACGCGTGGAGCTGGCGGATCGCGAGGCCCAGGTGATCGCCCTCCAGCCCGCCCTGGAGTCCGCCCGGAGCGACGTGGCCCGCCTCACCGCGCAACTGGAGCAGGCGCGCGGCACCCCCGACTCCGCCCGCGAGCGCGATGAGCTCGCCTCGCGCCTGCGCCGCACGAGCCTGGAGCTCCAGGTGGCCATGGAGCGTCTGGCGGACGCGGACAAGCGCCTCACCCAGCAGCGCCTGGAGGTGGAGTCCGCCGAGCGCGCCCGCAAGGAATTCGAGGCCCAGGCCCTGGGCGCCCAGGAGGCGATGCGGCTGGAGCGCGCGCGCCTCGAGGAGCTGAACACCTCCCTGGAGGAGGCCCGCGGGCGCCTGGCCCAGGCCTACGCCGATCAGCGCGAGCTGCGCGACGAGCTGGCCAGCGTGCGCGTCGAGCGCGAGAAGGATCGGCTCGCGGCCGAGCGCTCGCGCGAGTACTCCGAGGACTCGCGGCGGCAGTTGGAGGCGGCGCGGGAGCGCGAGGTGCGCCTCGCCGAGCAGCACTCGACGGCACTCGCCGCCGTGGAGCTGCTCAAGGCGGACGTGGCCCGGGCCGAGCATGCACGCGAGGCGGCGGAGAAGTCCCTGCGCATGCAGGACGCCGACCTGTCGCGCGTGAACCGGGAGCTGGAGGCCCATTCCCGGCGGGTCTCGGCCGCGGAGGCGGCACGGCGCGACGCGGAGCTGCGCCTCACCGCGCGCGAGGCCGAGTTGCGAGGCCTGGGCACCGAGCTCACCGCGGCACGCGCCGAGGTGCAGCGCCTCAACGCCGAGGGCGAGGAGCACTCCCGTGCCCAGGAGCAGCTCCGGGCGGCGGCGGCGCGTCTCGAGCAGGAGCTCGCCGAGGCACGCGACCAGTTGTCGTCGATGGAGCAGGAGCGGGTGCGTGCCGCGGTGGAGCTGGAGGAGTCCATCGAGGAGGAGCGCCGGCTCGCCGAGGAGCGGCTGGAGCGCGCCGTGGCCCAGGAGCGCGAGCGCACCGAACAGGCCACGGCCGAGGCGGCGCGGGAGCGGGCCGAGCGCGAGGACCAGGAGCGGCGGCTCGGAGAGCTGGAGCACCAGGTGCGCATGGAGGAGGCCGCGCGGCGCGACGCCCAGCGCGCCCTCTCCAGCCTGGAGGCGCAACGTCAGCAGTGGGCCGATGAGCGCGGGGCCCTGCGGCGGCGCGTGACGGAGGTCGAGGAGTCCCTCGCGGAGCTGGAGCGCGTGCGGGCCTCGGACATCGAGTCCATCTCCCGGCTCGAGGAGGAGCTGAAGGCGACCCACGGCTCCATCGCGGCCGAGCAGCAGGCGCGGGTCCGGGCCGACGAGGAGCGGGAGCGGACGCTCGTGGAGCTCGGGCTGGAGCGCGAGGCGCGGCTCCGGTTGAAGGAGTCCCTCGCCCTGGCCGAGTCCGGACTCATGGCCGAGCAGCAGCGTCTGGCGGAGACCCAGGAGGCGCTCGCCCAGGCCCACGAGCAACTCGCTCAGGCGGCGCGCGAAGGGGCCCGGACTCAGGAGGAACTCGAGGCGGAGCGCCAGCAGCGGGCCCAGGTGGAAGAGGCCCTGGCCGAGACCCGGATCGCACTCGAGGCCGAGCAACGGGCACGGGATCTCTCCGATGAGGCGCTCGCGCGGCTCCAGGCCGAGTCGGAGGCCGAACGCGCCCGGAGCGCCGTGCTCGAGGAGAGCCTGGCCTCGGAGCGCGAGGGCCGGGAACAGGCCGAGCAGTCGCTGGCGCGGACCGAGGAGGCACGGGCCGCCGAGCAGCAGCAGCGGACCGAGGTGGACACGTCCCTGGCGGCCCTCGAGGAGCAGCTCGCCGAGGAGCGGCTGGCGAGGTCCAGTCTCGAGTCCTCCCTCGCGAGCGTCCAGGAGGAGCTGGACACCGAGCGGGCCAGGCGCGCCGAGGCGGACGAGTCGCTCACCGACATGAGCGCGGCCTGGGAAGTGGAACGCGACGGCCGGGCGGCCATCGAGGCCTCGCTGGCACGCGTGCAGTCGGAGCTCGAGGCCGAGCGGACGAGGCACGCCGAGGTGGCCGCGTCGCTCGTGGCGGCCGAGGCCGGACTGGAGTCCGAGCGCGAGGCCCGTGCCCAGGCCGAGGAGTCGTTGGGCATCCTCCAGGCGGAGATGGCGGCCGAGCAGCGGCAGCGCGCCGAGGTGGAAGGCCTGCTCGCCGCGGAGCGTCAGGAGGCGGACGCGGTCCTCGCCGAGGTGCGCGAGTCCCTGGAAGCGGCGCTGGCGTCGGCCCGGGAGGAAGGGGAGGCGCAACGCGGCCGTGTCGAGGCCCTCGAGGCGCGTCTGGAGGAGGAGCAGCGCTCGTTCGCCGAGCTGTCCGCCACCGCCCAGGCGCACGAGGCCGAGCTGCACTCGGCACGTGAGTCGCTCGAGGACGCCGAGGCCCGGCTCGTCGAGGCCCAGGCGCGTGAAGCCGCTGCCTCCGCCGAGCGCGAGGCCCGCAAGCGCGAGGCCGTGGAGAGCCGGGTGGAGCTGGATGGTCTCCGGGACGAGTTGGAGGCCGCGCGCGCCCGGTTGGTCACCCTCGAGGCCGTCCAGGTCCAGGCACAGCAGGACGCGGTGGCACTCGAAGGGGCTCGCTCGGAACTCCAGGATCGGGAGGTCCTCGTGGACAATCTGCGCGAGGAGCTCGACCAGACGCGCGACCGGCTCGCCTCCGAGCGCGAGCAGCAGGAGCTGCTCACCGTGCAGCTCGAGTCGGCGCGGCGTATCGCGGGCAAGGTCACCTCGCTCGAATCCTCCCTCCAGGAGGAGCGGGCCCAGCGCGAGGCCATCCGTGACGAGCTGGAGTCCACCCGTGCCGAGCGCGAGGATGTCCGGGCCGAGCTGGAGTCCACCCGTGCCGAGCGCGAGGACGTCCGGGCCGAACTCGAGTCCGTCCGTGAAGAGCTGGAGTCCGTCCGCGACGAGCTGGAGACGGCGAGGGAGCGGGTGGCCGAGCTGGAGAAACAGAACGATCCCGCCGAGAAGGCCCGCCTCTTGTCCGAGCGGGAGCGCCTGGCCTCGGACCTCACCGTGGCCCGAGCGGCCCGCGTGCGCCTGGAAGGCCGGGTGTCGACGTTGGAGGCCGAACTGGCCACCCTCAAGGCCGGAGCCGCGCGGAAGGAACCAGATTCCGTCCAACACATCTATGCTCGTGCCCACGCCGAGCTGAACGCGGTAAAAAACGACTTGCTGCGCCGTCCCAAGCCCAGCGCATCGGCGCCCACCGCCTCACCCTCCAAGCCCGATGAGCCGGGCTGA
- the dapF gene encoding diaminopimelate epimerase, whose protein sequence is MSTTEFFHKYHGLGNDFIVLDRRQTGEDVDAQTAQWLCDRRLGIGADGVLSLLPSETGMARMVVHNSDGSIAEMCGNGLRCAVKYLVDNSGEKPDRIDVETGAGLLSCVPGYGQDGVAQVEISMGPARLVEPNLPSGPTQRPFLDEPVPGHAGLRGHAISMGNPHLVLLDQPLEAASRLGPVLEHHPGFPERTNVEFVRVDADGLTVVVWERGCGLTQACGTGACAAAVAAVLARRRPAEDWSRVRLPGGDLFIWVASDLSDVRLRGPAAFVFTGVVPDAPGR, encoded by the coding sequence ATGAGCACCACAGAGTTCTTTCACAAGTACCACGGCCTCGGTAACGACTTCATCGTCCTGGATCGCCGCCAGACGGGCGAGGACGTGGATGCCCAGACCGCCCAGTGGCTGTGCGACCGGCGCCTGGGCATCGGCGCGGACGGAGTGCTCAGCCTGCTGCCCTCGGAGACGGGCATGGCGCGCATGGTGGTGCACAACTCCGATGGCAGCATCGCCGAGATGTGTGGCAACGGCCTGCGCTGCGCCGTGAAGTACCTGGTGGACAACTCGGGCGAGAAGCCCGATCGCATCGACGTGGAGACGGGCGCGGGCCTGCTCTCATGCGTGCCCGGCTATGGCCAGGATGGGGTCGCCCAGGTGGAGATCTCCATGGGGCCCGCGCGGCTCGTGGAGCCGAACCTGCCCTCGGGCCCCACCCAGCGGCCCTTCCTCGACGAGCCCGTGCCGGGCCACGCCGGCCTGCGCGGCCATGCCATCAGCATGGGCAACCCGCACCTCGTGCTGCTCGATCAGCCCCTGGAGGCGGCCAGCCGGCTGGGCCCCGTGCTCGAGCACCACCCCGGCTTCCCCGAGCGCACCAACGTCGAGTTCGTCCGCGTGGACGCGGATGGCCTCACGGTGGTGGTGTGGGAGCGCGGGTGTGGTCTCACCCAGGCCTGTGGCACCGGCGCCTGCGCGGCGGCCGTGGCGGCGGTGCTGGCCAGGCGCCGCCCGGCGGAGGACTGGTCGCGCGTCCGCCTGCCCGGTGGGGACCTGTTCATCTGGGTCGCCTCGGATCTGTCCGATGTCCGCCTGCGCGGTCCCGCCGCCTTCGTCTTCACCGGCGTTGTCCCGGATGCTCCGGGCCGCTAA
- a CDS encoding response regulator, with protein MAGPILVVDDDPFFRQLASDMLSRRGYRVVTVESAAQALEEVGRASYDLVITDVVMPGMDGITLTEKLRERDPAQEVILVSTRTDVKGSAMALKVGVAVVLPKPVDETDLLLATERALERAQLRHERAKLQNENLEFARYQHLHQRCLEFLSQPDLEWLQERVAAELASVCDAQSAALWISDDRGQLVLRAYRGLLDRHFLADRISPEGPLGPYMREGHPWVAHEQRSPILYVPFVNNGELLGLAQLSDPLAGDFRAEHLHYAKILGDSAAVGVKNGRKMLALQRLGLRDRDTAAYNLSYFTDYASKEIYKARRYGRMFSLLTFSVDNLPLVRMRLGATEARLAVRGIIKAFSRIVRDSDVIAKASDQEFYLLLPETDFFGAMMFVRRALAAVREEPEAQEVEARLPLGLVGGASTFPKDGEDFDELMYRCRRRMDERRASLQRKLMLDTLPFWDEVDLLLGNASSPRLPVEENAEPSRRGKVSDALFDELQVEIARELMRDPASRGLLYVGSPEIRSELPIVQGLESASPDMASRIYLLGRRMDLESHRALTPVFLEGDERMSRHEFILWLSENAAYALIQRRGLGATWGFHSSDTAVVDGLITRLQAEYDLQPY; from the coding sequence GTGGCCGGTCCCATCCTCGTCGTCGACGACGACCCATTCTTCCGGCAGCTCGCCTCCGACATGCTCTCCCGGCGGGGCTACCGCGTCGTCACGGTGGAGAGCGCCGCCCAGGCCCTGGAAGAAGTGGGCCGCGCTTCCTACGACCTGGTCATCACCGACGTGGTGATGCCGGGCATGGATGGCATCACCCTCACCGAGAAGCTGCGCGAGCGTGACCCCGCCCAGGAGGTCATCCTCGTGAGCACGCGCACGGACGTGAAGGGCTCGGCCATGGCGCTGAAGGTGGGGGTGGCGGTCGTCCTCCCCAAGCCCGTGGACGAGACGGACCTGCTCCTGGCCACCGAGCGCGCCCTGGAGCGCGCCCAGCTCCGCCACGAGCGCGCCAAGCTCCAGAACGAGAACCTGGAGTTCGCCCGCTACCAGCACCTGCACCAGCGCTGCCTGGAGTTCCTCTCCCAGCCGGACCTCGAGTGGCTCCAGGAGCGCGTGGCCGCCGAGCTCGCCTCGGTGTGCGACGCCCAGAGCGCCGCCCTGTGGATCTCCGATGACCGGGGCCAGCTCGTCCTGCGCGCCTACCGGGGTCTGCTCGACCGGCACTTCCTCGCGGATCGCATCAGCCCCGAGGGGCCGCTCGGCCCCTATATGCGCGAGGGACATCCCTGGGTGGCGCACGAGCAGCGCTCGCCCATCCTCTACGTCCCCTTCGTCAACAACGGCGAGCTGCTGGGCCTGGCGCAGTTGTCGGATCCGCTCGCGGGTGACTTCCGCGCCGAGCACCTGCACTACGCGAAGATCCTCGGCGACTCGGCCGCGGTGGGCGTCAAGAACGGCCGCAAGATGCTGGCGCTGCAGCGGCTCGGGCTGCGCGACCGGGACACCGCCGCCTACAACCTCAGCTACTTCACCGACTACGCCTCCAAGGAAATCTACAAGGCGCGGCGCTACGGGCGCATGTTCTCGCTGCTGACCTTCAGCGTGGACAACCTGCCCCTGGTGCGCATGCGCCTGGGCGCCACCGAGGCCCGGCTCGCGGTGCGCGGCATCATCAAGGCGTTCTCGCGCATCGTCCGCGACTCGGACGTCATCGCCAAGGCGAGCGATCAGGAGTTCTACCTCCTCTTGCCGGAGACGGACTTCTTCGGCGCCATGATGTTCGTGCGCCGCGCCCTGGCCGCCGTGCGCGAGGAGCCGGAGGCCCAGGAGGTGGAGGCTCGGCTGCCGCTCGGGCTCGTGGGCGGGGCGAGCACCTTCCCCAAGGACGGCGAGGACTTCGACGAGCTGATGTACCGCTGCCGTCGGCGCATGGACGAGCGCCGCGCGTCCCTGCAGCGCAAGCTGATGCTCGACACGCTGCCCTTCTGGGACGAGGTGGATCTGCTGCTCGGCAACGCCTCCAGTCCCCGGCTGCCCGTGGAGGAGAACGCCGAGCCCTCGCGCCGCGGCAAGGTGTCCGATGCGCTCTTCGACGAGCTGCAGGTGGAGATCGCGCGCGAGCTGATGCGCGACCCGGCCTCGCGCGGGCTGTTGTACGTGGGCAGTCCGGAGATCCGCTCCGAGCTGCCCATCGTGCAGGGGCTGGAGTCGGCCTCGCCCGACATGGCCTCGCGCATCTACCTGCTCGGCCGGCGCATGGATCTGGAGTCGCACCGGGCCCTCACGCCCGTCTTCCTGGAAGGGGACGAGCGCATGAGCCGGCACGAGTTCATCCTCTGGCTGTCGGAGAACGCCGCCTACGCGCTCATCCAGCGCCGGGGGCTTGGCGCCACCTGGGGCTTCCATTCATCGGACACCGCCGTGGTGGATGGGCTCATCACCCGCCTGCAGGCCGAATACGATCTGCAGCCGTACTGA
- a CDS encoding DUF4388 domain-containing protein, translated as MAQVRKILIADPDLESVRPLSRALRTKGYQVHYAPDGSRALEVAVLRHPDLILFDEACRMLDARTFINILHTNPRTDDIPVVVSTSQFEADKLRGLRDGFLRKPFNLDEVLSRIEHVFRRSEAAKDLKSEAQEIEGSLSQLGIPDLMQILGMNKRSGKLTLERGNERGEIVVVEGRPWNARVGRAEGEKALFRLLVWTEGTFTFAPGNTSGKPRIQRPMDSALLEAMRQADEVNRLLPGLPPRHTRLVLAPEADLTQDQHPVTAQVVDLLRQPRSLGEVLDLAPATDLDVVGVLHTLLQKGVARMTDGDSDDGTQAPLLGTAELHALRGRILRGRGSSREAVAKIFVCGSGPAVARRLLSQLADIAAVAAEPPAVRSGFGTLGRLALNELLSLDFCVLPPAEAARPLWRPFSAGAVGALLFDATEAAVKLAHFLTWDIRLPLVVVGQPVPPELQGAPSGSASVGEDLKEAMRSLLVLALNPAPLVSGMPTPPRSSASTSPSP; from the coding sequence ATGGCCCAGGTCCGAAAGATCCTCATCGCCGACCCCGACCTCGAGTCCGTGCGGCCGCTCTCGCGGGCCCTGCGCACGAAGGGTTACCAGGTACACTACGCACCGGACGGCTCGCGCGCCCTGGAGGTGGCCGTGCTGCGCCATCCGGACCTCATCCTCTTCGATGAGGCGTGCCGGATGCTCGACGCGCGCACCTTCATCAACATCCTGCACACCAACCCCCGCACGGACGACATCCCCGTGGTGGTGTCCACCAGCCAGTTCGAGGCGGACAAGCTGCGCGGCCTGCGCGATGGCTTCCTGCGCAAGCCCTTCAACCTCGACGAGGTGCTCTCGCGCATCGAGCACGTCTTCCGCCGCAGCGAGGCCGCCAAGGATCTCAAGAGCGAGGCGCAGGAAATCGAAGGCTCGCTCAGCCAGCTCGGCATTCCGGACTTGATGCAGATCCTCGGGATGAACAAGCGCAGCGGCAAGCTGACGCTGGAGCGGGGCAACGAGCGCGGGGAGATCGTCGTCGTGGAGGGCCGCCCGTGGAATGCCCGGGTGGGCCGCGCGGAAGGGGAGAAGGCCCTGTTCCGGCTGCTCGTGTGGACCGAGGGCACGTTCACCTTCGCGCCCGGCAACACGAGCGGCAAGCCCCGCATCCAGCGCCCCATGGACAGCGCCCTCCTGGAGGCCATGCGCCAGGCGGACGAGGTGAACCGGCTGCTGCCCGGACTGCCGCCGCGCCACACCCGGCTGGTGCTCGCCCCGGAAGCGGACCTCACCCAGGACCAGCACCCGGTGACGGCGCAGGTGGTGGACCTGCTGCGCCAGCCCCGATCGCTGGGCGAGGTGTTGGACCTGGCGCCGGCCACGGACCTGGACGTGGTGGGTGTGCTGCACACGCTGCTTCAGAAGGGTGTGGCCCGCATGACCGACGGTGACTCGGACGATGGCACCCAGGCGCCGCTGTTGGGGACCGCGGAGCTGCACGCGCTGCGCGGGCGCATCCTCCGGGGCCGGGGCTCCTCGCGCGAGGCCGTGGCGAAGATCTTCGTCTGTGGCAGTGGGCCCGCGGTGGCGCGGCGGCTGCTCTCCCAGCTCGCGGACATCGCCGCCGTGGCGGCCGAGCCCCCCGCGGTGCGCAGTGGGTTCGGCACGCTCGGGCGGCTGGCCCTCAACGAGCTGCTGAGCCTGGACTTCTGCGTCCTGCCCCCGGCGGAGGCGGCGCGGCCCCTGTGGCGGCCCTTCAGCGCGGGCGCGGTGGGCGCGCTGCTCTTCGACGCCACGGAGGCGGCCGTGAAGCTGGCCCACTTCCTGACGTGGGACATCCGCCTGCCCCTGGTGGTGGTCGGCCAGCCCGTGCCCCCGGAGCTTCAGGGCGCTCCCTCGGGCTCGGCCAGCGTGGGCGAGGACCTCAAGGAGGCTATGCGCAGCCTGCTCGTCCTGGCACTCAACCCCGCGCCCCTGGTGTCCGGCATGCCCACCCCCCCGCGCTCCAGCGCCTCGACTTCTCCCTCGCCCTAG
- a CDS encoding tetratricopeptide repeat protein yields MLLSLACKDSDTLSARNQEQRFQAKMNEGHALLNENQPELAARAFSAASSLAPDRTEPLIQLSEAQRRAGNSGAAILALKQAMTLNPSEAPDIKRRLAERYERDGLIRQAIAVLLELRDADHLRDSEILRLAHLQTMVGQHEEAFKTLESIQKERPDDLDAKVVEAEILLAKGEEVLAAKLMDRLLEEQPGLTSARVLRARYFLHNGYAEYAEQDLSRIPPEEVLQPEYVALRVRVLTELDRRADAEKLLTQAVEQNPRNADLIARLAELRWEAGNKVEAQTLVEQALKTQSDSARALYVRGLILEGSGNAQRAREDYGFALTEDPRFAPALSRLWRLQARAAADDAAIASLERLLALGEASLEEKVALADLYARTRTKPEQGLKLIAEALKQDARNEEYLEIQKALKGILPKKKAAGPFIMRGGRR; encoded by the coding sequence TTGCTGCTGTCGCTCGCCTGCAAGGACTCCGACACGCTCTCCGCCCGGAACCAGGAACAGCGCTTCCAGGCGAAGATGAACGAGGGCCATGCCCTGCTGAACGAGAACCAGCCCGAGCTGGCCGCGCGCGCCTTCAGCGCGGCCTCGAGCCTGGCGCCCGACCGCACCGAGCCGCTGATCCAGCTCTCCGAGGCCCAGCGCCGCGCGGGCAACTCGGGCGCGGCCATCCTGGCGCTCAAGCAGGCCATGACGCTCAATCCCTCCGAGGCGCCCGACATCAAGCGCAGGCTGGCCGAGCGCTACGAGCGTGACGGGCTCATCCGGCAGGCCATCGCGGTGCTGCTGGAGCTGCGCGACGCGGATCATCTCCGGGATTCGGAGATCCTCCGGCTCGCCCACCTCCAGACGATGGTGGGCCAGCACGAGGAGGCCTTCAAGACGCTGGAGAGCATCCAGAAGGAGCGTCCCGACGACCTGGACGCCAAGGTCGTGGAAGCGGAGATCCTCCTGGCCAAGGGCGAGGAGGTGCTCGCCGCGAAGTTGATGGATCGGCTGCTGGAGGAGCAACCGGGGCTCACGTCCGCGCGGGTGCTGCGCGCGCGCTACTTCCTGCACAACGGCTACGCGGAGTACGCCGAGCAGGACCTGTCGCGGATTCCCCCCGAGGAGGTGCTGCAGCCGGAGTACGTCGCCCTGCGGGTGCGGGTGCTGACGGAGCTCGATCGCCGCGCGGACGCGGAGAAGCTGCTCACCCAGGCGGTGGAGCAGAACCCGCGCAACGCGGACCTGATCGCCCGGCTCGCCGAGCTGCGGTGGGAGGCGGGCAACAAGGTCGAGGCGCAGACGCTCGTGGAGCAGGCGCTCAAGACACAGTCGGACTCGGCCCGGGCGCTGTATGTCCGGGGCCTCATCCTGGAGGGCTCGGGCAACGCCCAGCGCGCGAGGGAGGACTACGGCTTCGCCCTCACCGAGGACCCCCGGTTCGCCCCGGCGCTCTCGCGGTTGTGGCGCTTGCAGGCGCGCGCGGCCGCGGACGACGCGGCCATCGCCTCCCTGGAGCGGCTGCTGGCGTTGGGCGAGGCCTCCCTGGAGGAGAAGGTGGCGCTCGCCGATCTCTACGCGCGCACCCGGACGAAGCCCGAGCAGGGCTTGAAGCTCATCGCCGAGGCGCTCAAGCAGGACGCGCGCAATGAGGAGTACCTGGAGATCCAGAAGGCGCTGAAGGGCATCCTCCCCAAGAAGAAGGCCGCGGGGCCGTTCATCATGCGAGGGGGGCGCCGCTGA
- a CDS encoding class I SAM-dependent DNA methyltransferase, producing the protein MKPSSVDWRARLEACGFEGARDVPPGYAAHVLRSWREPLAAEAALREQLQQQPEDKDALKTLIALLREQGRGDEELPLRRQLQERRCQELRVPEHALDTVISYLEAAETGSPPPERSADAYVSALFDLYAPTFDDSLRGFLAYRAPELLLDAVHSVLGSRRGLEVLDLGCGTGLAGPLLKPLARNLEGIDLSTGMLDKARERGVYDALHAGELTAWLTTSSARPDLIVAVDVLVYFGALEPLFAQVARRLAPEGLFAFTVEKSTEPGYRLQPSARYAHHLDYVQHCAHAAGLRPVVEREETLRRQAGQPVIGHVVVLAHA; encoded by the coding sequence ATGAAGCCCTCCTCCGTGGATTGGCGCGCGCGCCTGGAAGCCTGTGGATTCGAAGGGGCGCGGGACGTCCCCCCCGGCTACGCGGCCCACGTGCTGCGCTCCTGGCGCGAGCCGCTCGCCGCCGAGGCCGCCCTGCGCGAGCAACTCCAGCAACAGCCCGAGGACAAGGACGCCCTCAAGACGCTCATCGCCCTGCTCCGGGAGCAGGGCCGCGGCGACGAGGAGCTCCCCCTGCGCCGCCAGCTCCAGGAGCGGCGCTGCCAGGAGCTGCGCGTCCCCGAGCACGCCCTCGACACGGTGATCTCCTACCTCGAGGCCGCCGAGACCGGCTCCCCTCCGCCCGAGCGCTCGGCCGACGCGTACGTGAGCGCGCTGTTCGATCTCTACGCCCCCACCTTCGATGACAGCCTGCGGGGCTTCCTCGCCTACCGCGCGCCGGAGCTCCTCCTGGACGCGGTGCACTCCGTGCTCGGCTCCCGACGAGGGCTCGAGGTGCTGGACCTGGGCTGTGGCACGGGGCTCGCCGGTCCGCTGCTCAAGCCCCTCGCCCGCAACCTGGAGGGAATCGATCTCTCGACGGGCATGCTGGACAAGGCACGCGAGCGCGGCGTGTACGACGCCCTGCACGCCGGAGAGCTCACCGCGTGGCTCACCACCTCCTCCGCGCGCCCGGATCTCATCGTCGCCGTGGACGTGCTGGTCTACTTCGGCGCGCTGGAGCCGCTCTTCGCGCAGGTGGCCCGGCGGCTCGCGCCCGAGGGCCTGTTCGCCTTCACCGTGGAGAAGAGCACCGAGCCGGGCTACCGGCTCCAGCCGAGCGCGCGCTACGCGCACCACCTCGACTACGTCCAGCACTGCGCCCACGCGGCGGGCCTGCGTCCGGTGGTGGAGCGCGAGGAGACGCTGCGCCGGCAGGCGGGCCAGCCCGTCATCGGCCACGTCGTGGTGCTCGCCCACGCGTGA